A stretch of the Corythoichthys intestinalis isolate RoL2023-P3 chromosome 22, ASM3026506v1, whole genome shotgun sequence genome encodes the following:
- the LOC130910864 gene encoding cortexin-3 gives MAEPTYGAVPSPEPDSLSSSFLAVEQRAAVVLVLVLLLFLGMLMVRCFRILLDPYRSMPSSNWTDCTDKDALDYRIVS, from the coding sequence ATGGCAGAGCCGACGTACGGCGCCGTGCCATCCCCGGAGCCCGATTCCTTGTCCTCCTCTTTCCTGGCAGTGGAGCAGCGGGCCGCCGTGGTTCTAGTCCTGGTTCTTCTGCTCTTCCTCGGCATGCTGATGGTGCGCTGCTTCCGGATCCTCTTGGACCCGTACCGGAGCATGCCATCTTCCAACTGGACTGACTGCACAGATAAGGACGCCTTGGACTACCGCATCGTCTCCTGA
- the ube2g2 gene encoding ubiquitin-conjugating enzyme E2 G2 isoform X1, producing the protein MAGTALKRLMAEYKQLTLNPPEGIVAGPANEENFFEWEALIMGPQDTCFEGGVFPAVLTFPSDYPLSPPKMRFTCDMFHPNIYPDGRVCISILHAPGDDPMGYESSAERWSPVQSVEKILLSVVSMLAEPNDESGANVDASKMWREDRDHFYKLAQKIVRKSLGL; encoded by the exons ATGGCGGGCACCGCGTTAAAGAGACTTATGGCCGAATACAAAC AGCTGACACTCAACCCTCCTGAAGGAATTGTCGCAG GTCCCGCCAATGAGGAGAACTTTTTTGAGTGGGAGGCGTTGATCAT GGGCCCGCAGGACACGTGTTTCGAAGGAGGCGTCTTTCCCGCCGTCCTTACCTTCCCCTCCGATTATCCTCTCAGCCCCCCCAAGATGAGGTTCACCTGCGACATGTTTCACCCCAACA TTTACCCAGATGGCCGCGTGTGTATCTCCATCCTGCACGCGCCGGGAGACGACCCCATGGGCTACGAGAGCAGCGCTGAGCGCTGGAGTCCGGTACAGAGCGTGGAGAAAATCTTGCTCTCCGTTGTTAGCATGCTAGCAG AACCAAACGACGAAAGCGGCGCCAACGTGGATGCCTCCAAAATGTGGCGGGAGGACCGAGATCACTTTTACAAACTGGCTCAGAAGATCGTGCGCAAGTCCCTGGGCCTTTAG
- the ube2g2 gene encoding ubiquitin-conjugating enzyme E2 G2 isoform X2, whose protein sequence is MGPQDTCFEGGVFPAVLTFPSDYPLSPPKMRFTCDMFHPNIYPDGRVCISILHAPGDDPMGYESSAERWSPVQSVEKILLSVVSMLAEPNDESGANVDASKMWREDRDHFYKLAQKIVRKSLGL, encoded by the exons AT GGGCCCGCAGGACACGTGTTTCGAAGGAGGCGTCTTTCCCGCCGTCCTTACCTTCCCCTCCGATTATCCTCTCAGCCCCCCCAAGATGAGGTTCACCTGCGACATGTTTCACCCCAACA TTTACCCAGATGGCCGCGTGTGTATCTCCATCCTGCACGCGCCGGGAGACGACCCCATGGGCTACGAGAGCAGCGCTGAGCGCTGGAGTCCGGTACAGAGCGTGGAGAAAATCTTGCTCTCCGTTGTTAGCATGCTAGCAG AACCAAACGACGAAAGCGGCGCCAACGTGGATGCCTCCAAAATGTGGCGGGAGGACCGAGATCACTTTTACAAACTGGCTCAGAAGATCGTGCGCAAGTCCCTGGGCCTTTAG